In one window of Drosophila ananassae strain 14024-0371.13 chromosome XR, ASM1763931v2, whole genome shotgun sequence DNA:
- the LOC123257593 gene encoding uncharacterized protein LOC123257593 — MPRARKRFAESPVKDSDNESSSSEVGLPPPPADDANLLSILEMQNRNFAELIKQVQCSQNEPKDAKNIVLPKFNPDRAGSDALSWCSTVDYILSENQLVGSALVMSLSKSLEGTASHWLSQTCFPGITWTQFRELFLQYFSGTETLAATVMNLLNARPNEGECLSLYGSRMVTSLMARWKSLSVEQIAVSVTLAHAAGIDKRLRRLVFTTDIKTRNELHQELKAFSFDTRQNQHSSDNLSAPQGKRVRTMSHITCHNCGKPGHKKAECRFNKEATQRQQPRNQQFGAKDRSSVICYKCGKAGHVSTVCPDRQERPPMKSNTIKDVNICTVLEPLGTLLQFGESFQFYFDSGAECSLIKETASLRLSGTRINNVVTLRGIGGNSVCSTLQILANVLICERSFEILFHVVLDNHIKYDALIGREILSQGIGVTITSSALTMFNEKSVLPVVVSECTPDLAGVDTDLHGQDKDKLLSILQGYSNSFINGIPQSRVTTGQLEIRLIDQNKTVQRRPHVVRGLID, encoded by the coding sequence ATGCCACGCGCCAGAAAACGTTTCGCCGAAAGTCCGGTCAAAGACTCGGATAATGAATCCTCgtcatcagaagtgggattaCCTCCGCCTCCAGCCGATGATGCAAATCTTTTGTCAATTTTGGAGATGCAAAATCGTAATTTCGCTGAGCTAATAAAACAAGTGCAGTGCTCTCAAAATGAACCAAAAGATGCCAAAAACATTGTTCTGCCAAAGTTCAACCCTGATCGTGCAGGATCAGACGCTCTCTCCTGGTGTTCAACGGTCGACTACATCTTGTCCGAAAACCAGCTAGTGGGCAGCGCTCTTGTAATGTCCCTCAGCAAATCACTGGAAGGCACCGCATCTCACTGGCTCTCGCAGACATGTTTTCCCGGCATTACGTGGACGCAGTTCCGAGAATTatttttgcaatatttttctGGAACGGAGACTTTGGCCGCAACCGTTATGAATTTGCTAAATGCACGCCCAAACGAAGGAGAGTGCTTGTCGCTGTATGGAAGCAGAATGGTCACATCACTTATGGCCCGCTGGAAGTCACTTAGCGTCGAGCAGATTGCAGTATCCGTTACGTTGGCACATGCAGCTGGGATAGACAAACGATTGCGCCGTTTGGTTTTTACGACGGATATCAAAACCAGAAACGAGCTGCATCAGGAACTCAAAGCCTTTTCGTTCGACACTAGACAGAACCAGCATTCGAGTGACAACTTATCAGCACCCCAAGGAAAAAGAGTCAGGACTATGTCTCACATCACGTGTCATAATTGTGGCAAACCCGGACACAAGAAGGCGGAATGTCGCTTTAATAAAGAGGCAACTCAGCGTCAGCAGCCCCGTAATCAacaatttggagcaaaagatcGATCATCCGTGATCTGCTATAAATGTGGAAAAGCTGGACATGTATCTACTGTGTGCCCAGATCGTCAGGAGCGTCCGCCGATGAAGAGCAATACCATCAAAGACGTAAACATATGCACAGTACTTGAGCCCTTAGGAACGTTGCTGCAGTTTGGTGAGTCGTTCCAATTTTACTTCGACTCCGGAGCCGAATGTTCACTCATCAAAGAGACTGCATCACTGAGATTATCCGGCACTAGAATAAACAACGTAGTGACATTGAGGGGTATAGGTGGCAACTCTGTTTGCAGCACTTTACAGATATTGGcgaatgttttaatttgtgagCGTTCTTTCGAAATCTTGTTTCACGTAGTTTTAGACAATCATATCAAATACGACGCTCTGATTGGCCGGGAAATTTTGAGCCAGGGCATCGGCGTGACAATTACATCAAGCGCGCTTACTATGTTTAACGAAAAGTCTGTATTACCTGTCGTAGTCTCCGAATGCACTCCTGACCTGGCTGGTGTCGATACCGATTTACATGGACAGGATAAAGACAAACTGCTCTCAATATTACAGGGGTATTCAAATTCTTTTATAAACGGTATACCACAGAGTCGCGTGACTACGGGACAGTTAGAGATTCGCTTGATTGATCAGAATAAGACGGTTCAGAGACGCCCTCACGTAGTTCGAGGGCTTATCGATTGA